A stretch of Acidobacteriota bacterium DNA encodes these proteins:
- a CDS encoding HD domain-containing phosphohydrolase, with amino-acid sequence MIREMENSFKILEKENRVLKNLLNAAQLLGKSLEIEDVLEKAMEIAEKTLNAETSSIWELDEEENELFFRMVRGEKAEKIKKKRLKMGQGIAGWVASTKKPLIVEDVKKDLRWNKYFDRESHFITKSILTVPLIAKEKLIGVLQLLNKKGGENFTHSDEEKIMGLASPISIALENARLYQKIKDIFIQTSFALATAIEKRDPYTGGHTKRVLDYSLKISEKMNLSKKENENLRIASILHDVGKIGIPDRILTKKGKLTKGEFEFIKKHSQFGAEILEKIKGLEDAVIGIKHHHEWYNGSGYPSGLKEEEIPVLARIISVADTFDALTTDRPYRKAFSKKVALNILKEYSRIQFCPKTVEIFIQIME; translated from the coding sequence ATGATTAGAGAAATGGAAAATTCTTTTAAGATATTAGAAAAAGAAAACAGAGTACTAAAAAATCTATTGAACGCAGCTCAACTTCTTGGTAAATCGCTGGAAATTGAAGATGTTCTTGAAAAAGCAATGGAGATAGCAGAGAAAACCCTGAATGCAGAGACAAGCTCTATATGGGAACTGGATGAGGAAGAAAATGAATTATTTTTTAGAATGGTCAGAGGAGAAAAAGCAGAAAAAATCAAGAAAAAAAGGTTAAAAATGGGACAGGGAATAGCAGGATGGGTTGCTTCCACAAAAAAACCTCTTATAGTTGAGGATGTAAAGAAAGATCTTAGATGGAATAAATATTTTGACAGAGAATCCCATTTCATAACGAAGTCAATCCTCACAGTCCCCCTTATAGCTAAGGAAAAATTAATAGGAGTTCTTCAACTGCTTAATAAAAAAGGTGGTGAAAATTTTACCCATTCCGATGAAGAAAAGATAATGGGTTTAGCTTCACCTATTTCAATAGCCCTTGAAAATGCAAGGCTTTACCAAAAAATTAAAGATATCTTCATCCAAACTTCTTTCGCTCTGGCAACAGCTATAGAAAAGAGAGATCCGTATACTGGAGGACACACAAAACGTGTTCTTGATTATTCCCTTAAAATTTCTGAAAAAATGAATTTATCCAAAAAAGAAAATGAAAATTTAAGAATTGCATCAATCCTCCATGATGTGGGGAAAATTGGTATCCCTGATAGAATTCTTACAAAAAAAGGAAAGCTTACCAAAGGAGAATTTGAGTTTATAAAAAAACATTCCCAATTCGGAGCTGAAATATTAGAAAAAATAAAAGGATTGGAAGATGCAGTAATTGGAATAAAACATCACCATGAATGGTATAATGGGAGTGGATATCCATCAGGATTAAAAGAAGAAGAAATTCCAGTTCTGGCAAGAATAATTTCAGTTGCTGATACCTTTGATGCTCTTACTACAGATAGACCTTATAGAAAGGCATTTTCAAAAAAAGTTGCCCTAAATATTCTTAAAGAATATTCAAGAATTCAATTCTGTCCTAAAACTGTGGAAATATTCATACAGATTATGGAATAA
- a CDS encoding lysophospholipid acyltransferase family protein encodes MRKLFLFILKELIFFIIIFISKTSKIKFVRRENFENLKRSGEKVILLLWHGRIILPIYVHRKQSIMPLVSLSKDGDLAAVVLKRFGYIPIRGSSSRGGIEAFKAMKDKVFQNIIAIIPDGPRGPGRKLKPGALYLAKQTGSSIIPLTFSCKIKKILKGWDKHLIFSPFNKCAIFYGERFKVPDNLNDSQIEELRKELEEKMVLLDREADEYFK; translated from the coding sequence ATGAGGAAATTGTTTCTTTTCATTCTGAAAGAGTTGATTTTTTTTATCATTATTTTTATCTCAAAAACTTCAAAAATAAAATTTGTGAGAAGAGAGAATTTTGAAAACTTAAAAAGAAGTGGAGAAAAAGTTATTCTTTTGTTATGGCATGGAAGGATAATCCTTCCTATTTATGTCCACAGAAAACAAAGCATAATGCCTCTTGTTAGCCTCAGTAAAGATGGAGATCTGGCTGCAGTGGTTTTAAAAAGATTTGGATATATTCCTATAAGAGGATCGAGTTCAAGAGGGGGAATTGAAGCTTTTAAAGCGATGAAAGATAAAGTATTTCAAAATATCATTGCTATAATTCCAGATGGCCCACGAGGTCCAGGGAGGAAACTTAAACCAGGAGCCCTTTACTTAGCAAAGCAAACAGGCTCTTCGATTATTCCATTAACATTTTCCTGCAAAATAAAAAAAATCTTAAAGGGATGGGATAAACATTTGATATTTTCACCCTTTAACAAATGTGCAATTTTTTATGGAGAGAGATTTAAAGTTCCAGATAATTTGAATGACTCCCAAATAGAAGAACTGAGAAAAGAATTAGAGGAAAAAATGGTTCTTCTTGATAGAGAAGCTGACGAGTATTTTAAATGA